The following proteins are co-located in the Nilaparvata lugens isolate BPH chromosome 14, ASM1435652v1, whole genome shotgun sequence genome:
- the LOC120348711 gene encoding gastrula zinc finger protein XlCGF57.1-like isoform X1, translating to MQPNYLDGQGRDNSRMMPHSQHQGPDMDNCNWPIHEPDQHQVTNEVKYHIQLNVDNRSVYLEHPIDIIRLKPEELVEGGDQQLKVEVDVRSGDIKQESDTSLRIESIYSLSSDRPRLNFDSSVIEQIKFETGEIKEEHTSFETDHSDTLMQIKGFSSDVVSEHNESENVSSVVGRPFFEEQGGSSFHRSIDATPGNTVMKDSEEDCNEVDLLIKNARKNVIYAESDCESTRCQLSGEEFSSTREINLHYRKHMGGKHACKFCDYKTTKKSSFITHLRTHTGERPFSCDLCDYKAAQKSSLVSHLRSHTGKRPFSCELCDFKAAWKSSLITHLRTHTGTRPFSCDLCDYKATKKSSLIIHLRKHKGERPFICELCDYKATQKSHLIIHLKTHTGERPFSCDLCDYKARQKSCLITHLRTHTGEKTLRTHTGEKPFSCDLCDYKAAQKSSLVSHLRSHTGKRPFSCELCDFKAAWKSSLITHLRTHTGTRPFSCDLCDYKAAKKSSLIIHVRTHTGEKIFSCDLCDYKATQKSNLNTHLRTHTGKRPFSCDLCDYKARQKSCLITHLRTHTGEKTLRTHTGEKTLRTHTGEKTLQL from the coding sequence ATGCAGCCAAACTACTTGGATGGTCAAGGTCGAGACAACTCAAGGATGATGCCTCATTCACAACATCAAGGACCAGACATGGACAACTGTAATTGGCCAATCCATGAACCAGATCAACATCAAGTCACCAATGAAGTAAAGTATCACATCCAACTCAATGTTGATAATCGAAGTGTATACTTGGAACATCCAATTGATATAATTCGGTTAAAACCAGAAGAACTAGTTGAAGGAGGAGACCAACAACTCAAGGTAGAAGTTGATGTGAGAAGTGGAGACATAAAGCAAGAGAGTGACACCAGTTTGCGGATTGAAAGCATCTATTCTCTTTCCTCAGATAGGCCTAGACTGAACTTTGACTCCTCtgtaattgaacaaataaaatttgaaactggAGAAATTAAGGAGGAACACACATCCTTTGAAACAGACCATTCAGATACATTGATGCAAATCAAAGGTTTTTCTTCTGATGTAGTATCTGAACATAATGAAAGTGAGAATGTGTCATCTGTAGTGGGACGACCATTCTTTGAGGAACAGGGCGGTTCAAGCTTCCATAGGTCTATTGATGCAACTCCTGGAAACACTGTGATGAAAGATTCTGAAGAAGATTGCAATGAGGTGGACTTACTAATCAAAAATGCAAGGAAGAATGTGATTTATGCAGAAAGTGATTGTGAATCAACAAGGTGTCAGTTGAGTGGTGAAGAATTCAGCAGCACAAGAGAAATAAATCTTCATTATAGAAAACACATGGGTGGAAAACATGCTTGCAAATTCTGTGATTACAAAACAACAAAGAAATCAAGTTTCATCACTCATCTAAGAacacacacaggagaaagaccTTTCAGCTGTGATCTATGTGATTACAAAGCAGCACAGAAATCAAGTCTTGTCAGTCATCTAAGGTCACACACAGGAAaaagacccttcagctgtgagTTATGTGACTTCAAAGCAGCATGGAAATCAAGTCTTATCACTCATCTAAGGACACACACAGGAAcaagacccttcagctgtgatttatGTGATTACAAAGCAACAAAGAAATCAAGTCTCATTATTCATCTGAGGAAACACAAAGGAGAAAGACCCTTCATCTGTGAATTATGTGATTACAAGGCAACACAGAAATCACATCTCATCATTCATCTGAAGacacacacaggagaaagacccttcagctgtgatcTATGTGATTACAAAGCAAGACAGAAGTCATGTCTCATCACTCATCTAAGGACACACACAGGGGAAAAAACCCTAAGGACACACACAGGAGAAAAACCCTTCAGCTGTGATCTATGTGATTACAAAGCAGCACAGAAATCAAGTCTTGTCAGTCATCTAAGGTCACACACAGGAAaaagacccttcagctgtgagTTATGTGACTTCAAAGCAGCATGGAAATCAAGTCTTATCACTCATCTAAGGACACACACAGGAAcaagacccttcagctgtgatttatGTGATTACAAAGCAGCAAAGAAATCAAGTCTCATTATTCATGTAAGGACACACACAGGGGAAAAAATCTTTAGCTGTGATCTATGTGATTACAAAGCAACACAGAAATCAAATCTCAACACTCATCTAAGGACACACACAGGAAaaagacccttcagctgtgatttatGTGATTACAAAGCAAGACAGAAGTCATGTCTCATCACTCATCTAAGGACACACACAGGGGAAAAAACCCTAAGGACACACACCGGGGAAAAAACCCTAAGGACACACACCGGGGAAAAaacccttcagctgtga
- the LOC120348711 gene encoding histone-lysine N-methyltransferase PRDM9-like isoform X2 has translation MQPNYLDGQGRDNSRMMPHSQHQGPDMDNCNWPIHEPDQHQVTNEVKYHIQLNVDNRSVYLEHPIDIIRLKPEELVEGGDQQLKVEVDVRSGDIKQESDTSLRIESIYSLSSDRPRLNFDSSVIEQIKFETGEIKEEHTSFETDHSDTLMQIKGFSSDVVSEHNESENVSSVVGRPFFEEQGGSSFHRSIDATPGNTVMKDSEEDCNEVDLLIKNARKNVIYAESDCESTRCQLSGEEFSSTREINLHYRKHMGGKHACKFCDYKTTKKSSFITHLRTHTGEKPFSCDLCDYKAAQKSSLVSHLRSHTGKRPFSCELCDFKAAWKSSLITHLRTHTGTRPFSCDLCDYKAAKKSSLIIHVRTHTGEKIFSCDLCDYKATQKSNLNTHLRTHTGKRPFSCDLCDYKARQKSCLITHLRTHTGEKTLRTHTGEKTLRTHTGEKTLQL, from the exons ATGCAGCCAAACTACTTGGATGGTCAAGGTCGAGACAACTCAAGGATGATGCCTCATTCACAACATCAAGGACCAGACATGGACAACTGTAATTGGCCAATCCATGAACCAGATCAACATCAAGTCACCAATGAAGTAAAGTATCACATCCAACTCAATGTTGATAATCGAAGTGTATACTTGGAACATCCAATTGATATAATTCGGTTAAAACCAGAAGAACTAGTTGAAGGAGGAGACCAACAACTCAAGGTAGAAGTTGATGTGAGAAGTGGAGACATAAAGCAAGAGAGTGACACCAGTTTGCGGATTGAAAGCATCTATTCTCTTTCCTCAGATAGGCCTAGACTGAACTTTGACTCCTCtgtaattgaacaaataaaatttgaaactggAGAAATTAAGGAGGAACACACATCCTTTGAAACAGACCATTCAGATACATTGATGCAAATCAAAGGTTTTTCTTCTGATGTAGTATCTGAACATAATGAAAGTGAGAATGTGTCATCTGTAGTGGGACGACCATTCTTTGAGGAACAGGGCGGTTCAAGCTTCCATAGGTCTATTGATGCAACTCCTGGAAACACTGTGATGAAAGATTCTGAAGAAGATTGCAATGAGGTGGACTTACTAATCAAAAATGCAAGGAAGAATGTGATTTATGCAGAAAGTGATTGTGAATCAACAAGGTGTCAGTTGAGTGGTGAAGAATTCAGCAGCACAAGAGAAATAAATCTTCATTATAGAAAACACATGGGTGGAAAACATGCTTGCAAATTCTGTGATTACAAAACAACAAAGAAATCAAGTTTCATCACTCATCTAAGAacacacacag GAGAAAAACCCTTCAGCTGTGATCTATGTGATTACAAAGCAGCACAGAAATCAAGTCTTGTCAGTCATCTAAGGTCACACACAGGAAaaagacccttcagctgtgagTTATGTGACTTCAAAGCAGCATGGAAATCAAGTCTTATCACTCATCTAAGGACACACACAGGAAcaagacccttcagctgtgatttatGTGATTACAAAGCAGCAAAGAAATCAAGTCTCATTATTCATGTAAGGACACACACAGGGGAAAAAATCTTTAGCTGTGATCTATGTGATTACAAAGCAACACAGAAATCAAATCTCAACACTCATCTAAGGACACACACAGGAAaaagacccttcagctgtgatttatGTGATTACAAAGCAAGACAGAAGTCATGTCTCATCACTCATCTAAGGACACACACAGGGGAAAAAACCCTAAGGACACACACCGGGGAAAAAACCCTAAGGACACACACCGGGGAAAAaacccttcagctgtga